The proteins below come from a single Neospora caninum Liverpool complete genome, chromosome IX genomic window:
- a CDS encoding adaptin N terminal region family protein,related: MELERNCTLYIYSSRGDPPSTAELQKKIESPNEATKAEGMQDLIVGMTQGEAYTRLLMTVIRYAMPSKDKQVKKLTQLYLEIVGKCRPDGSLKEEMILVCNALRNDLMSPNEYVRGSTLRLLSKIRQFKVLEPLIEAMLQNLTHRHSYVRRNAVMCVYSIVKNFGLDAIPAAIDQVEQLLLTESDLTTKRNAFLVLVHCASKRAIQFILQQRSEDGTGGLGFLLSSGDLFQLALLELLRKVCRQKQQQKAGLLRLIISILPSALPSVAYEGACSLLALSRSPVSLKAAASAFSSLLCGNSDNNVKLIVLDRLQECVQRATRRTMEEFVIDLLRGLQTPSLEVRRKTLDLVLQIVGRNSIEQLVNVLKRELLRTAEPEQLTVPKTMEYRRLLIKAVHSCCNRFPDAAASVVNVLIDFLSDVDVTTATEVAVVIRELVATCADLRSRIISRVVDAFPDLAHPRVLRVSLWILGEYCEDSELLDAFLTAVYTACAPLPFTSGETPGAEGEHRSGGSQPKLKLTTRTVVLEDGTYGTEDVYETVNDKGESSVKAGKSALRKFILGGDFLLASTVAVTCTKLILKTSDEVHAQLVEEFERHREAVLRKKAETHANQPNGDAPCLCDGEQRDQADERGEDRAMPVKLRASTEQKTRVLYLVACLLKFLRHSSSGAGAHSDAAIRVGQSLRALCGLMTGVEKEKAFVRHWIHNGRFALEHVLALGPQSDDPFTWSLLKDAGEDEQAVSAPDDLAFFRQLRPDRQSLLLASDGAQGASLGEGDSLEEDEVYYSAGAHAARGAGELDEVDETEADLQLTVGGGKNNSASVFAGAKDEAALFQQRLAKVQPITGQADPLYVEAFLQVNQFDLLVEMLVVNRTQDTLQNVTVELSTHGDLKLVDRPTPVSLAPGQQAVLHAPIKVRSTEAGIILGYVTFGRRGSSEKECLVLNELHIDLLDYIERRWTGELAFRSMWAEFEWENKIHVNTSFTDVSDFLEHLMKMTNLTVVGFRPPANVLRRLRSSAATSALAEGDRASGDGDEEDEDRYLQSVRKIPTLRKLSESSSFFAINLYSRSIFGEDALVNVSIEKLPGGKLAGSIRIRSRTQGIALSLGDRITVVQRGLAK, from the exons ATGGAGCTGGAGCGAAACTGCACGCTGTACATTTACAGCAGTCGAGGGGACCCTCCCTCGACTGCGGAGTTGCAGAAAAAGATCGAAAGCCCCAACGAGGCGACAAAGGCGGAGGGCATGCAAGATCTCATCGTCG GCATGACGCAGGGGGAGGCGTACACTCGGCTGCTGATGACGGTTATTCGCTACGCGATGCCCAGCAAGGACAAGCAGGTCAAAAAACTCACGCAACTCTATCTCGAGATCGTCGGCAAATGCAGGCCGGATGGATCCCTCAAAGAGGAAATGATTCTCGTCTG CAACGCGCTGAGAAACGATCTGATGTCTCCGAATGAGTACGTCCGGGGTTCGACGTTGCGCCTGCTGTCGAAGATTCGGCAGTTCAAAGTTCTGGAGCCTCTCATTGAGGCGATGCTCCAAAATCTG ACCCATCGCCACAGCTACGTCCGCCGTAACGCCGTTATGTGCGTTTACTCGATCGTCAAGAATTTCGGACTTGATGCAATCCCCGCAGCCATCGATCAGGTGGAGCAACTGCTTCTCACG GAAAGCGACTTGACGACGAAACGAAACGCCTTCCTCGTGCTGGTGCACTGCGCCAGCAAGCGCGCAATTCAATTCATTCTTCAGCAGCGGTCTGAAGACGGGACAGGCGGCCTCGGCTTCCTCCTCAGCTCTGGAGATCTCTTCCAGTTGGCGCTTCTTGAACTCCTCAGAAAAGTCTGCCGACAGAAACAGCAACAAAAA GCGGGTCTTCTGCGGCTGATTATTTCGATTCTTCCGAGTGCGCTGCCGTCTGTGGCGTACGAAGGcgcgtgttctctcttggcgctctcgcggtcgcctgtctcgctgaAGGCGGCTGCTagcgccttctcctcgctcctgtGCGGGAACAGCGACAACAACGTGAAACTGATTGTTTTGGATCGACTGCAAGAATGTGTCCAGCGGGCGACACGGAGAACGATGGAAGAATTCGTCATCGATCTCCTGAGAG GTTTGCAAACGCCGTCGTTGGAAGTCCGGCGAAAGACTCTGGACCTCGTTTTGCAGATTGTGGGCAGAAACTCGATTGAGCAACTCGTGAATGTGTTGAAGCGCGAATTGCTCCGAACAGCGGAGCCCGAGCAGCTGACTGTCCCCAAGACGATGGAGTATCGGAGACTCCTCATCAAAGCAGTG CACTCGTGTTGCAACCGCTTCCCTGACGCGGCGGCGTCGGTGGTGAACGTTTTGATCGATTTCTTGAGCGACGTAGACGTCACAACTGCCACAGAGGTAGCTGTGGTCATTCGCGAACTCGTCGCGACTTGCGCAGATCTTCGCTCACGCATCATCTCGCGCGTCGTCGACGCCTTCCCCGACCTCGCGCACCCGAG AGTCCTGCGTGTGTCGCTGTGGATCCTCGGCGAGTACTGTGAAGACTCGGAACTTCTCGACGCCTTCCTCACTGCCGTCTACACCGCGTGCGCGCCGCTCCCCTTCACGTCAG gcgagacgccggGCGCCGAAGGCGAGCATCGCAGTGGAGGTTCGCAACCGAAACTGAAACTGACCACGCGAACTGTCGTGCTCGAAGATGGGACTTACGGCACTGAGGACGTCTACGAAACTGTAAAcgacaaaggagagagctCGGTCAAAGCGG GAAAGTCAGCTCTGCGGAAGTTCATTCTTGGTGGAGATTTCCTGCTCGCGTCGACGGTGGCTGTGACGTGCACGAAACTGATTCTCAAGACGAGCGAcgaagtgcatgcgcagctgGTGGAGGAAttcgagagacaccgcgaagCAGTTCTtcggaagaaggccgagacgcACGCCAATCAGCCaaacggcgacgcgccgtgtctctgcgaTGGCGAGCAGCGAGACCAGGCAGACGAACGCGGCGAGGACAGAGCCATGCCCGTCAAACTCCGAGCTTCCAC GGAACAGAAGACTCGGGTTCTGTACCTCGTGGCGTGTCTGCTCAAGTTCCTCCGCCACTCTTCGTCAGGTGCGGGAGCGCACTCCGACGCGGCAATTCGCGTTGGCCAGAGTCTCCGTGCTCTCTGCGGGCTGATG ACCGGcgtcgagaaagagaaggcctTTGTGCGGCACTGGATCCACAACGGAAGATTTGCCCTCGAGCACGTCCTGGCGCTAGGCCCGCAGAGCGACGATCCATTCACGTGGAGTCTCCTCaaagacgctggagaagacgagcag GCAGTGTCGGCGCCTGACgacctcgcgttcttccggCAACTGCGCCCAGACCGCCAATCTCTTCTCCTGGCGTCGGACGGCGCCCAAGGCGCGTCGctgggagaaggagacagcctcgaagaggacgaagtgTACTACTCTGCAGGCGCGCAcgctgcgcgaggcgccggcgaACTCGATGAGgtcgacgagacagaagccgaTCTCCAGCTGACCGTCGGAGGCGGGAAAAACAActctgcctccgtcttcgccgggGCCAAGGACGAGGCTGCACTCTTCCAACAGAGACTCGCCAAAGTGCAACCCATCACAGGACAAGCA GACCCGTTGTATGTCGAGGCCTTTCTGCAAGTGAATCAGTTCGATCTCCTCGTCGAGATGCTCGTTGTGAACCGCACTCAAGACACTCTGCAGAACGTCACTGTGGAGCTCTCGACCCACG GCGATCTGAAGCTCGTCGACCGGCCGACTCCAGTATCCCTCGCGCCGGGACAGCAGGCggtgctgcatgcgccgatcAAAGTTCGCAGCACGGAGGCGGGCATCATTTTGGGCTACGTCACCTTTGGTCGGCGCGGGTCTTCCGAGAAGGAGTGTCTCGTGTTGAACGAGTTGCACATCGATCTCTTGGACTACATCGAGAGAAGGTGGACAGGCGAGCTCGCGTTCCGGTCCATGTGGGCCGAGTTCGAATGGGAAAACAAAATCCACGTCAACACTTCTTTCAC GGACGTCTCGGATTTCCTCGAGCACCTGATGAAAATGACAAATCTCACAGTTGTGGGTTTCCGCCCGCCGGCGAAcgtgctgcgtcgcctgAGAAGCTCAGCTGCGACCAGTGCGTTGGCCGAGGGCGACAGGGCAtcaggagacggagacgaagaagacgaagaccgTTACTTGCAGTCCGTGAGGAAGATTCCCACCCTGCGGAAACTGTCGGAAAgctcgtccttcttcgccaTCAATCTCTACTCCAGAAGCATCTTCG GCGAAGATGCGCTGGTGAACGTGAGCATCGAGAAGCTGCCTGGAGGCAAACTGGCAGGGAGCATCCGCATCCGCAGTCGCACTCAG GGTATCGCTCTCAGTCTCGGAGATCGCATTACAGTTGTTCAGCGCGGTCTCGCCAAGTAA